The region CCCAGCCACCGGACCGAGGACGCTCTCACACGCGTGGCACGACGTCTGGGGGTGCGCGGTCAGTTCCTGGTGACGCCGACCTCGATCCTCGGTTCCTTCGGCGAGGACGATGCCCAGATCACCCGCCTCGCCCGCGTCGACGCGGGCGAGACCGACCTCCGGAAACTGACGCAATTGCACCAGGTCATCCGGGACGTGTTCGCCGGCACGCTCGGAATCCGGGCGGCGAGCGCCGCCGTCGACGAGATCCAGGCCGCGCCCCCGGCCTACGGACCCCTCCTGGCGTGGCTCGCCTTCGCTGCGACATCGGCGGCCGCCGCCCGGTTCTTCGACGGCGGAGTCGCCGAGATCCTGGCGTCGGCCGGAGCGGGTGCCGCCATCGGACTGCTGAACATCGTGGGGTCGGAGCGGCCCCGGCTCACCCGCCTGCTCCCGGTCCTGTCGGGGATGGTCGCCGCTCTGCTCGCGGGCGTGTTGGCGGCCACCCACGGCGTGTTCGCACCGATCGTGATCCTGGCCAGCCTGATCGTCCTGCTCCCGGGGCTCACCCTGACCGTGGCCATGAACGAGCTGGCCCTGAACCACGTGGTCAGCGGGACGGCGCGCATGACCGCGGCAACGGTGACCTTCCTGGAGCTGGCCTTCGGCGTGGCCC is a window of Candidatus Krumholzibacteriia bacterium DNA encoding:
- a CDS encoding threonine/serine exporter family protein; its protein translation is MNESRSSSSAPPHDGETVAPEAVATFLVRLGKALHTYGTPSHRTEDALTRVARRLGVRGQFLVTPTSILGSFGEDDAQITRLARVDAGETDLRKLTQLHQVIRDVFAGTLGIRAASAAVDEIQAAPPAYGPLLAWLAFAATSAAAARFFDGGVAEILASAGAGAAIGLLNIVGSERPRLTRLLPVLSGMVAALLAGVLAATHGVFAPIVILASLIVLLPGLTLTVAMNELALNHVVSGTARMTAATVTFLELAFGVALGSEIARRVAGIVTVPAAPSHLPEWTVAPALAVAALSLTVLFRARIHDALLILLMATIAFATARLGTGAFGPELGAGLGALGLGVAANAASRWLDQPTAIALLPALLLLVPGSLGFRSLQALLADDVVGGIESLFTMAIVAVALVSGLLVANLLVIPRRLL